From one Solanum lycopersicum chromosome 12, SLM_r2.1 genomic stretch:
- the LOC138340354 gene encoding uncharacterized protein, protein MCKSCVGRPDLDLDVIGHRMFPLSLTGEAAIWFTELPYNSILTWNQLRDVFLARYYRVSKKLNHKDRVNNFVALPGESVSSSWDRFTSFLRSVANHRIDDESLKENFYRGKDDNNKAVLDAIAVQSVHNPSTDEIREEMAQMRTELWLVLKHVTGGAEKINAVNYLDKPPPSNDECYYAEDTYAVNEQMRGGFRPSAQGSNQDNWRQGQGNQGRNYGNYNSECHYVRDGNYNRDNNFNRGNYANRNDRNGPYVPPQNREVTPRDGRDSMARFEDMFHKMMRRFDTSDEHIKELRCDLASIAQKVETHAISIKQLELQMAQLSATNDAHCMAITTRGGKQTIDPPTSSTKENVRKDNDNVVKGSGEAEESNGKDAEVPINVILMPRPPPPFPQRLVKKTENGRASVDMEKGQMKFWLNNEEGTFNIRRTMRQSGELQIARKDKREDFIGQNGAEKLNYLKKSKHEDRQGYAELH, encoded by the exons atgtgtaaaagttgtgtggggaggcctgatttggatctagatgtaatagggcatagaatgtttcctctctcactgacgggagaggctgctatatggttcactgagctcccatataACTCAATCTTGACCTGGAACcaattaagggatgttttcttggCACGCTACTATCGAGTCTCCAAGAAACtgaaccacaaagacagagtgaacaactttgtggcactaccaggagagtcagttagtagttcttgggatagattcacctcattcttgagaagtgttgcaaatcaccgtatagatgatgagtcattgaAGGAAAACTTCTATCGGGGAAaggatgataacaacaaagcggtgttggacgctatagcag TGCAGTCCGTTCATAACCCatccacagatgagattcgggaagaaatggctcagatgagaactgagctttggttggtactaaaacatgtcacagggggtgcagaaaagataaatgcagtcaactacttggatAAACCACCACCTtctaatgatgagtgctattatgcggaggacacttatgcagtaaatgagcaaatgagggggggtttccgaccaagcgcccaaggctcaaatcaagataattggcgtcaaggtcaagggaaccaaggtcggaactatggtaactacaatagTGAGTGTCATTATGTCcgtgatggaaactacaaccgcgacaacaactttaacaggggtaactatgctaatagaaacgataggaatgggccctatgtccctcctcaaaatcgtgaagttactcctagggatggtagagatagtatggcgcgattTGAGGATATGtttcacaaaatgatgaggaggttcgacactagtgatgaacacattaaagagttaaggtgtgatttagctagtattgcgCAAAAAGTTGAAACACATGCGAtttcgattaagcaacttgagttgcaaatggcccaactatctgcgaca aatgatgcgcactgtatggctatcactactcggggtggtaagcaaaccattgacccacctacgTCATCTActaaggaaaatgtgagaaaggataatgataatgtggtaaagggtagtggtgaagcggaggaaagtaatggaaaagatgcagaagtacctatcaatgTAATTctcatgcctaggccaccaccacccttccctcaaagattagtgaaaaagaccgagaatg GTAGAGCAtcagttgatatggagaagggacagatgaaattttggttgaataatgaagaagggACCTTCAACATtcgtaggaccatgaggcagagtggtgagctccaaatcg